Proteins co-encoded in one Sulfurimonas sp. HSL1-2 genomic window:
- a CDS encoding ATP-binding cassette domain-containing protein, protein MIELNVHKMLQGSGGEMPLDITLSIREKSFVALAGQSGSGKTTLLRLLAGLERADGEITVAGERWLDRKGMMPPQKRGIGFVFQDYALFPNMSVEQNLLYVNKDRAHAAILLEMTGLLELKNRLPGTLSGGQQQRVALCRALMNRPKLLLMDEPLSALDPAMRLKLQHDILTLHKAFGTTTVMVSHDPSEIYRLAERVVVLEHGRIVHDGTPSEVLLRTSGSQKFTLEGELLDIIRADVIYIAVVAIGQQIVEVVCDKEEAARFEVGQTVQVSTKAFAPSLHPARDGGRQL, encoded by the coding sequence ATGATTGAGCTGAACGTGCATAAAATGCTGCAGGGCAGCGGCGGCGAGATGCCGCTGGATATCACGCTCTCCATCCGCGAAAAAAGCTTCGTGGCGCTGGCTGGGCAGAGCGGCAGCGGAAAAACGACGCTGCTGCGGCTGCTGGCCGGGCTGGAGCGTGCCGACGGGGAGATCACCGTTGCGGGGGAGCGCTGGCTGGACAGGAAAGGAATGATGCCGCCGCAAAAGCGGGGGATCGGCTTCGTCTTCCAGGACTACGCGCTTTTCCCCAATATGAGCGTGGAGCAGAACCTGCTGTACGTGAACAAGGACCGGGCGCACGCCGCCATTTTGCTGGAGATGACCGGCCTGCTGGAGCTGAAAAACCGCCTGCCGGGCACGCTCAGCGGCGGGCAGCAGCAGCGCGTCGCGCTCTGCCGCGCCCTGATGAACCGGCCGAAGCTGCTGCTGATGGACGAACCGCTCTCCGCGCTCGACCCGGCGATGCGCCTGAAGCTGCAGCATGACATCCTCACGCTGCACAAGGCGTTCGGCACGACGACGGTGATGGTCAGCCACGACCCCAGCGAGATTTACCGACTGGCTGAACGGGTCGTCGTGCTTGAGCACGGGCGTATCGTCCACGACGGTACCCCAAGCGAAGTCCTGCTGCGCACCAGCGGCAGCCAGAAGTTCACCCTGGAAGGGGAGCTGCTCGACATTATCCGCGCCGACGTCATCTACATCGCCGTTGTCGCCATCGGGCAGCAGATTGTCGAAGTTGTCTGCGACAAAGAGGAGGCGGCACGCTTCGAGGTGGGACAGACCGTGCAGGTCAGCACCAAGGCCTTCGCCCCCTCCCTGCACCCCGCACGCGACGGCGGACGGCAGCTCTGA
- the modB gene encoding molybdate ABC transporter permease subunit, with product MEAIDFGPFLLSFKLAALTTLILFIVALPVSWWLSQTACRCKPFVEAVTSLPIVLPPSVLGFYILYALSYNSPLGAFFEQTFGIKLVFNFTGLVIASVFYSFPFMVQPLQSGFEALNKNMLEASYISGKGRAETLLRVALPNIKPALMTALIVTFAHTVGEFGVVLMVGGSIPGETKVASVAIYEMVEVMDYTTAHIYSAIMVALSFVVLLGVYLFNQRQNRRIGVA from the coding sequence ATGGAAGCAATTGATTTCGGACCCTTCCTGCTGTCGTTCAAACTGGCGGCATTGACGACACTGATACTGTTTATCGTCGCACTCCCGGTGTCATGGTGGCTGTCGCAGACGGCGTGCCGCTGCAAACCCTTTGTCGAGGCCGTCACCTCCCTGCCGATCGTCCTGCCGCCGTCGGTGCTCGGGTTTTATATTCTCTACGCACTCTCGTACAACTCGCCGCTGGGGGCCTTTTTCGAGCAGACCTTCGGCATCAAACTCGTGTTCAATTTTACGGGGCTTGTCATCGCCAGCGTCTTCTACTCTTTTCCCTTTATGGTGCAGCCGCTGCAAAGCGGTTTTGAAGCGCTGAACAAGAACATGCTGGAGGCCTCCTACATCAGCGGGAAGGGCAGAGCGGAGACCCTGCTGCGCGTGGCGCTGCCCAACATCAAACCGGCCCTGATGACGGCGCTGATCGTCACCTTCGCGCACACCGTCGGCGAGTTCGGGGTCGTCCTGATGGTCGGGGGCTCCATCCCCGGCGAGACGAAAGTCGCATCGGTCGCTATTTACGAAATGGTCGAGGTGATGGATTATACGACGGCGCATATCTACAGCGCGATCATGGTGGCGCTGAGTTTCGTGGTGCTGCTGGGGGTTTACCTCTTCAACCAGCGCCAGAACCGCCGGATCGGGGTGGCGTGA
- the modD gene encoding ModD protein, with the protein MNRLSDPELWEYIRGDVPYFDLTTHLLALPPQQGTLKVLTRNEVVAACTEEAVRIGELLGCEAYSAFPSGRVAEPGSVLLELHGDHETLHGAWRLCQILLEYACGMATRARTMLTKARAVNPHCELLVTRKSFPFAKRFAIRALMCGGAMPHRLGLSETVLVFEQHRSLYKDSAAFEDALRELKLRCVEKKLTVESESLDDAKRMLSLGADVIQMDKCGPDTLRELVAYKREHHPAATILAAGGINPSNVADYAASGVEGVVTSSPYQAGMADLTARWETDGSN; encoded by the coding sequence ATGAACCGGCTGTCCGATCCGGAACTCTGGGAGTACATCAGGGGGGACGTCCCCTATTTCGACCTGACGACGCATCTGCTGGCGCTGCCGCCGCAGCAGGGCACGCTGAAGGTACTGACGCGCAATGAGGTCGTCGCGGCCTGTACCGAAGAGGCGGTACGCATCGGGGAGCTCCTGGGCTGCGAGGCGTACAGCGCCTTTCCGTCCGGGCGCGTTGCCGAGCCCGGCAGCGTGCTGCTGGAGCTGCACGGTGACCATGAGACGCTGCACGGCGCGTGGCGGCTCTGCCAGATCCTGCTCGAATACGCCTGCGGGATGGCGACCCGCGCACGGACAATGCTTACCAAAGCGCGCGCGGTCAATCCGCACTGCGAACTGCTCGTCACCCGCAAAAGTTTCCCCTTCGCCAAACGTTTTGCCATCCGCGCGTTGATGTGCGGCGGCGCGATGCCGCACCGCCTGGGACTCTCCGAGACGGTCCTCGTCTTCGAACAGCACCGTTCGCTCTACAAAGACAGCGCCGCGTTCGAGGATGCACTGCGGGAGCTCAAGCTGCGCTGCGTCGAGAAGAAGCTGACAGTGGAGTCCGAATCCCTCGACGATGCCAAACGGATGCTCTCCCTCGGTGCGGACGTGATCCAGATGGATAAGTGCGGCCCCGATACCCTGCGCGAACTTGTCGCATACAAGCGCGAGCACCATCCCGCCGCGACGATCCTGGCGGCCGGGGGGATCAACCCCTCCAATGTGGCCGATTACGCCGCATCGGGTGTGGAGGGGGTCGTCACGAGCAGCCCCTACCAGGCGGGCATGGCCGACCTGACGGCACGGTGGGAGACTGATGGAAGCAATTGA